Proteins found in one Oncorhynchus keta strain PuntledgeMale-10-30-2019 chromosome 2, Oket_V2, whole genome shotgun sequence genomic segment:
- the LOC118400497 gene encoding protein YIPF4: MKVVGTTSTMQLSPTNGDFTFVSSTEAEDLSGTIDAPDVKLNMGSDNAKDPYATTFLRKRGYGWLLEVDEDDPEDNKPLLEELDIDLKDIYYKIRCVLMPMPSLGFNRQVVRDNPDFWGPLAVVLLFSMISIYGQFRVVSWIITIWIFGSLTIFLLARVLGGEVSYGQVLGVIGYSLLPLIVIAPLLLVIGGFDVVSTLIKLFGVFWAAYSAASLLVGNEFKTKKPLLIYPIFLLYIYFLSLYTGV; this comes from the exons ATGAAGGTTGTTGGCACAACATCAACAATGCAGCTGTCTCCCACCAACGGAGATTTTACCTTCGTCTCGTCAACTGAAGCTGAGG ATCTAAGTGGTACTATCGATGCCCCAGATGTTAAATTGAACATGGGCAGCGACAATGCAAAAGACCCATATGCAACCACGTTCCTGAGGAAACGAGGCTATGGCTGGCTACTGGAAGTAGACGAGGATGACCCAGAAGACAACAAACCTCTTCT GGAGGAGCTGGACATCGACCTGAAAGACATCTACTACAAGATCCGCTGTGTGCTGATGCCAATGCCCTCCTTGGGCTTCAACCGGCAGGTTGTGAGGGACAACCCTGACTTCTGGGGTCCTCTGGCTGTAGTGCTCCTGTTTTCCATGATCTCCATCTATGGACAGTTCAGG GTTGTGTCTTGGATAATTACCATTTGGATATTTGGATCTTTAACAATCTTTCTGCTGGCTCGTGTTCTCGGTGGTGAG GTGTCTTATGGACAAGTCCTTGGCGTGATTGGATACTCTCTACTCCCGCTCATCGTTATAGCTCCCTTGCTTTTGGTCATTGGAGGTTTTGATGTTGTTTCTACACTAATAAAG CTTTTTGGGGTATTCTGGGCTGCTTACAGTGCTGCTTCTCTACTTGTTGGGAATGAATTCAAAACCAAGAAGCCTCTTCTCATATACCCTATTTTCCTTTTGTACATCTACTTCCTGTCACTATATACTGGGGTCTGA